One Streptomyces sp. NBC_01381 genomic window carries:
- a CDS encoding CBS domain-containing protein, which yields MTTATNLLNVLPPEGRERLLTLSREVTFPAGERIFNEGRLADRFWIISTGRVDLDIHVPGRQAAVVESLGPGDLLGWSWLTAPHQWHLGAEAASTVRALEFDAVAVRAVCAADPVLGLALACRVAEIIGHRLHAARIRLLDPTALTAAAPIRRRTEENPMHHHGPYRVSDVMSRPPVAVLRNAGFKEVVEAMTRWQVSALPVLDDEGIVVGVVSEADLLPKEEFRSSDPTWREQRARLDDLAKAGAVTTEQIMTRPAVTARARMNLAQAARIMAVNGVKRLPVVDADGRLEGVVSRRDLLKVFLRTDEELADEVRREIDGLLSPGVSPGELWVHVAQGVVTLSGRIHDTSLVPVVSRVIRAVEGVVDVEWALDVRGARPRMHP from the coding sequence ATGACCACCGCTACCAATCTGCTCAATGTGCTACCGCCCGAAGGGCGTGAACGCCTGCTGACACTCAGCCGCGAAGTGACGTTCCCCGCCGGGGAGCGGATCTTCAACGAGGGCCGGCTCGCCGATCGCTTCTGGATCATCAGTACGGGCCGTGTCGACCTGGACATCCATGTGCCGGGGCGGCAGGCGGCCGTGGTCGAATCGCTCGGCCCCGGGGACCTGCTGGGCTGGTCCTGGCTGACGGCACCGCATCAATGGCACCTGGGTGCCGAAGCGGCCTCGACGGTGCGGGCGCTCGAGTTCGACGCCGTCGCGGTACGGGCCGTCTGCGCCGCGGATCCGGTGCTCGGTCTGGCCCTGGCCTGCCGTGTCGCAGAGATCATCGGCCACCGCCTGCATGCCGCCCGAATACGCCTGCTGGATCCTACGGCCCTTACGGCAGCAGCACCAATCCGCCGTCGGACTGAGGAGAATCCCATGCACCACCACGGCCCGTACCGCGTGAGTGACGTGATGAGCCGGCCTCCGGTCGCTGTCCTGCGGAACGCAGGGTTCAAGGAAGTGGTCGAAGCCATGACCCGATGGCAGGTCAGCGCTCTTCCCGTACTGGACGACGAGGGCATCGTGGTCGGTGTGGTCTCCGAGGCCGATCTGCTGCCCAAAGAGGAGTTCAGAAGCAGCGATCCGACCTGGCGGGAACAGCGGGCGCGCCTCGATGACCTGGCCAAGGCCGGGGCGGTGACCACCGAGCAGATCATGACAAGGCCGGCTGTCACGGCCCGTGCCCGGATGAATCTCGCCCAGGCAGCACGGATCATGGCGGTCAACGGGGTGAAACGACTACCCGTGGTCGATGCCGATGGCCGTCTCGAGGGAGTCGTCAGCCGCCGCGATCTCCTCAAGGTCTTTCTGCGCACGGACGAGGAACTCGCCGACGAAGTCCGTCGGGAGATCGACGGCCTGCTGTCCCCAGGGGTGTCCCCCGGCGAGCTGTGGGTCCATGTCGCCCAGGGCGTGGTCACCCTGAGTGGCCGGATACATGACACCTCGCTGGTGCCGGTCGTGTCCCGGGTCATCCGTGCGGTGGAAGGCGTGGTGGATGTGGAGTGGGCACTCGACGTCCGGGGTGCACGGCCCCGGATGCACCCCTAG